A stretch of DNA from Lodderomyces elongisporus chromosome 4, complete sequence:
CCTCGAATCACAAGTAAGACTATCCAATTGCCCGTAAGGTCGTTGATAGAACAAGTTTATACACCGAATGTCCAAGCAGGTTTAGACACGACATCTGTGAGGTTATACTCGGCATTGTTTTTGGCACGAGGAGTCGACAGACTAAGTTTCGAGGAGAAAAAGTCGTTGGTGCCATTGGTTGTACAAGGGATGTCCAATCTTCCATATTCCATTGCTGCTCGAATGTTTAGTGTGTTGTGCAAGCTTTTGGTTGGCTGGAAAGCTCCTGTTTGGGACTCATTGGAGTATCATGCATTCAGGCAAAGCTTTGGTTTCACGTCAAATCCGACGAACGAAAAATACTTGGCGTTTAAAATCAGTCAGTTTCTAAGACTCAAGCCCACAGCAATTGGAGTTGACTCGACCTCAGGCTTGACTGAACAAGAAGTGAAGTTCTTTACTACCGATGCAGGTATGGTTTATTACGACAATAGAGATCTACTTGATGTTAAGGTGAATTTACTTGAGTTTTTAAAGTCGGCTTTCTCCTTGGATCAGTGTATATTACCATATTtgattgctgctgctgatcCAGCTTTGAATATCAATGATGTTTACAGCAAAACTttaaagcaacaacaactgcagttgcaactgcaactgcaactgcaactgcaatcACTGTCAAATATTGCGCTGGTACAAATACTGGATTCTCGGAACTTGATGGATTATTTGATAGACATGTTTTTCGTGGAAACTGAAAAGAGCACAACAAGTGTCAACTTGAAAACTAACATCTTGCACTTGCTAGTCAAGACCGATAGATTTTTTGTCCATCCAGGTTTGCCCCGTGTGGCATTGAATGCTCTCAACTCAGAGCAACGTAAGATTCGGTATTCGATATTGGATATTGTGTATCTGTATGCAAATACACACAAAGGTTCAAGTCAATCCAATGCATTTGCAAATGAAGTTGCGCAAACTTTAAAAACTCAATTGTCTGATAAAAGCCAAATAACAAACGATTCACTGGCTAATTTGGAAcgacaaaagaaatatgaGACTTTAGGGAGCCTCTTATTGGCTTCACCGTCGCTTTTCCTTTCGCAATGGGAGTATatttctttcctctttgaCGCCTTGAGTATCGAGCCTCCTGAAACACGAGTTGTGATTCAGGGTGTCTTGTCTGGTTTGGCAGTCTATTTTGGACAACTCAGTGAGGGCAACAAGAATGAGTTGCGTTTATTAGCCTGGCACGAGCTTTCACAAGTCAATACTAGGAAAACATCACACGTTATAATAAAGTATGTCAATGCGGCATTTCCATTTGAAGATGCATTTGCAaggtttatttgtttattggGAACCAACAACGAATTTGGAGCCGAGACCAATGAAGAGTCCAAGCGCGGCTTACATCCTTACTATTTCAATTTACACACATCAGACTATGCCAATAATCGCCGTGTCCAGTTCCCCGATTTTAGTACATTTGTCAAtctttttgttgaagaGTTCTCGAAAGCACAATCATTACCAGACCTGAGTATTTACTCGGTTGTTCCTAAAATTATTGagtttgcaaaacaacttttGGTTATGGAGGCTACTCGTGATTCCAAAACTGTGATTTATGTAGACGAAGAATGGTCATTAAGAGTAGAAAAGTCGATAGAATCAGATTTGGAAGTACGCAAATTACTAAAAATCAGACTGGGTTTATTGGTGGAAAACATGTCGATTTTATTGAGGTGTTGCATCGACGTGTTAACAGAAAGTTTGAAagaaggcgccatttttaGACAGACCCTGGCTCAAGAAACTTCATTCCATACAGTCCAGCTTTTGACATTTGCCTCTTTTGAATCAGTTCAAACTTTGATACCATTGTTGCCCTCATTAATGCACGAAACATTGGACAAAAGACTTGAGCCAAAGACATTGCTGCGTGTGAGTAAAATCATCAGCATCATTGTTAGCAGCTATTCTGCAATTGATCAACCAGAGCTTGAAACTATTGTGCAACAGATGAGTGCATGTAAATACTCTGAAACATCGATGTTAATGAGATGTTATTTGTATGCACGAATATTTAGCAAAGGTGTTCAACTTCAAAACCTCAATTTTCTTGATAAGTTTCTTGATAAGTTGCTTGTCGATTTGGAAAACTCGTTAGCATCGAGGCAATCACGCGACACTGTAATTGAAGGGATCTACGAGATGGCCATTTACGGGTTGTTGCGCCAAATTCTTTTAACGAAACCAACTTTTGCTGATACAATCAGGTTAGGCGTAAAGGagagtttgaaaaagtttgatgaaaaagcaGTTTTACTCTTGGGAGCTTTAGCAATGAGCAATAGTGATACTAACCGTCCATCTTCTGACTCAGCTGAGGGTTTACTCACTCAAGATGAGCAAGCTATTTACAACTATCACAATTCAAAAGATATTGAAGTGATTTTTGCCTCTGGAGAAGCATTGACTTTGGCAGCTGCTGGATTCAAATCCAAACAAATTTTGCTCCAGCGTGACACGATTGGAAGTATCGAGTTGGACTCTCTTACCAGTGAAACAACTCGATTGCCCATCTTGCTTGATACTGTTTTTGATGCATGTAAGAATACGAAACCTTTACTTAGAAGAGCTGGTTGTATTTGGCTTCTTCTGTTTGTACAAAACTGTGGACACCTTAACATAATCAAAGACAAGTCCATTGAGATACAGGCCGTTTTTATGAAGTTTTTAGCAGACAGAGATGAGCTCATACAAGATGCTGCATCCAGAGGGTTATCCCTCTTGTACGAGCTAGGTGACAAAAATTTGCGTGAAACACTTGTCAAATCATTGTTTAAATCGTTTACTCAAACAGATACAAACACCTATACAGCTGGTAGTGTTGAACAAAATACTACGCTTTTTGAACCAGAAACTTTGAAATCCAATGACGGATCCATTTCCACGTACAAGGACGTTCTTAATCTAGCACAAGAGGCAGGAGACCCGAGTCTAGTGTACAAATTCATGTCGATAGCCAAATCATCTGCCTTGTGGTCGTCAAGAAGAGGAATTGCTTATGGTTTAGGATCGATACTTGCGCAAACGTCGATGGATGATTTGTTActaaaagataaaaatttGGCCAAAAGGCTAATCCCGCGTTTATACAGGTATAGATTCGATCCATACCCACAAGTCTCACTGTCGATGGAGACTTTATGGACTACTTTGGTTAAAAATTCACTGCAAGTTGTTAAGGACTATTCTTTGATTATTTTGGATGATTTATTGAAAGGAATGggaaataaagaatggCGTATTCGTCAAGCTAGTGCCACTGCGTTAAATGATCTTTTCCATGTGATTGATTTCAATCTGTATGTGGACCGTCTCAAATCGATTTGGAATATGACTTTCCGTGTTATGGATGATATCAAGGATAGCGTTCGTAAGGAAGGAGAAAAGTTGGCCAAGACACTCGTTGCTACATTGACCAGAGAACTTggcaagaagaagaagaagtcaAATAGTGATGACGAGAACGGCAACTTGTTGGGCGAATTGATTGAATTTCTTTTGGGAAACAAAGGTTTGGGATCAGAGTCTGCTGAGATCAAGGAGTTTTCCATTAGTAcacttttgaaattgtGTAAATCCAAGAGCAAGATGTTGAAACCATATGTAGGTGAGTTGGTTGAGAACTTTATCCTTCAATTCTCAACGATGGAGCCCGAGGTTGTTAATTATCTTGCTTTGAATGCTGGAAAATACAACATTGACAATAATGAGCTTGATTccaaaagattgaaaagtGTTGGTAACTCGCTGTTGATGGATTCGATAGATTTCTTGCTACTGCAATTGGACGAGTCGCATATTGAGCAATTTATGAGCAAACTTTCCCATGCCGTCAAGCGAAGCGTTGGCTTGCCCTCAAAAGTGAGTGGCTCAAAG
This window harbors:
- the ECM29 gene encoding proteasome component M29: MAEQELALLNRVELKFALAEDDQQLEKTLGLYLAPTLLKLSSPHAEVRKSVLKIIQHVMPRITSKTIQLPVRSLIEQVYTPNVQAGLDTTSVRLYSALFLARGVDRLSFEEKKSLVPLVVQGMSNLPYSIAARMFSVLCKLLVGWKAPVWDSLEYHAFRQSFGFTSNPTNEKYLAFKISQFLRLKPTAIGVDSTSGLTEQEVKFFTTDAGMVYYDNRDLLDVKVNLLEFLKSAFSLDQCILPYLIAAADPALNINDVYSKTLKQQQSQLQSQSQSQSQSSSNIASVQISDSRNLMDYLIDMFFVETEKSTTSVNLKTNILHLLVKTDRFFVHPGLPRVALNALNSEQRKIRYSILDIVYSYANTHKGSSQSNAFANEVAQTLKTQLSDKSQITNDSSANLERQKKYETLGSLLLASPSLFLSQWEYISFLFDALSIEPPETRVVIQGVLSGLAVYFGQLSEGNKNELRLLAWHELSQVNTRKTSHVIIKYVNAAFPFEDAFARFICLLGTNNEFGAETNEESKRGLHPYYFNLHTSDYANNRRVQFPDFSTFVNLFVEEFSKAQSLPDSSIYSVVPKIIEFAKQLLVMEATRDSKTVIYVDEEWSLRVEKSIESDLEVRKLLKIRSGLLVENMSILLRCCIDVLTESLKEGAIFRQTSAQETSFHTVQLLTFASFESVQTLIPLLPSLMHETLDKRLEPKTLSRVSKIISIIVSSYSAIDQPELETIVQQMSACKYSETSMLMRCYLYARIFSKGVQLQNLNFLDKFLDKLLVDLENSLASRQSRDTVIEGIYEMAIYGLLRQILLTKPTFADTIRLGVKESLKKFDEKAVLLLGALAMSNSDTNRPSSDSAEGLLTQDEQAIYNYHNSKDIEVIFASGEALTLAAAGFKSKQILLQRDTIGSIELDSLTSETTRLPILLDTVFDACKNTKPLLRRAGCIWLLSFVQNCGHLNIIKDKSIEIQAVFMKFLADRDELIQDAASRGLSLLYELGDKNLRETLVKSLFKSFTQTDTNTYTAGSVEQNTTLFEPETLKSNDGSISTYKDVLNLAQEAGDPSLVYKFMSIAKSSALWSSRRGIAYGLGSILAQTSMDDLLLKDKNLAKRLIPRLYRYRFDPYPQVSSSMETLWTTLVKNSSQVVKDYSLIILDDLLKGMGNKEWRIRQASATALNDLFHVIDFNSYVDRLKSIWNMTFRVMDDIKDSVRKEGEKLAKTLVATLTRELGKKKKKSNSDDENGNLLGELIEFLLGNKGLGSESAEIKEFSISTLLKLCKSKSKMLKPYVGELVENFILQFSTMEPEVVNYLALNAGKYNIDNNELDSKRLKSVGNSSLMDSIDFLLSQLDESHIEQFMSKLSHAVKRSVGLPSKVSGSKVLITLVTNHRELIQQRSQGQFLLNLAVSQFSDRNETVASCYAAAAGYICRVCTTDTIVNYSQKLCSMYFDPKDWSKARYLSSVASECFSRYGGDKFDVLASAFLPFAYVGRFDGNERVHTNFDKVWTEHASGSSAVKLYATDILEFFTTYLQSNEFAVRVTLAKALSNLCAVYTTFDSFSSQTVTKVLNSLVEANRGKSWDGKEYVFQALVDFSILSKSFWLLHDSDLKNGIEKTVSTEIKRKNKVYSRLALRAASKFVQNTPVSTVNDVFFDIMREFLQREYKVRNGNGGGASDGDSDSDVEMADANGEKGPGAIAQEERRLELLDILGDSFSPGSTLKVQLDLLWWAIKKSLNPGLFPTWRTKVRVCKLLRGVLQDLPKEVDTETSLGETWIIICDQCLHVSELESVKIEMIRLSKSIIKFVESEAIKNLIVSKLSEFRAKETSSVVKVEVEKE